The Desulfuromonas sp. TF genome has a segment encoding these proteins:
- a CDS encoding cell division protein ZapA has translation MKQAVQVTILGQQYMVKSAAPPEEIRKVADFVNDRLEEVAKASKTVDSLNAAVLALLNVSGSYLRLSEQSPTDQQIEERIRHLLVRLEQACPEPAADGTKKNSQEDIGHDLPSGLRKTDLCSEI, from the coding sequence TTGAAACAAGCCGTCCAGGTTACCATACTTGGTCAACAGTACATGGTTAAGAGTGCCGCCCCTCCCGAAGAGATCCGGAAAGTTGCAGATTTCGTCAATGACCGGCTCGAGGAAGTGGCGAAGGCAAGCAAAACAGTCGATAGCTTGAATGCTGCGGTTCTTGCCTTGTTGAACGTGTCGGGATCCTACCTTCGATTAAGCGAACAAAGTCCGACGGATCAGCAAATTGAGGAACGCATTCGCCACCTGCTGGTTCGCCTTGAACAGGCGTGCCCCGAGCCAGCGGCTGATGGGACTAAAAAAAATTCTCAAGAGGATATCGGGCATGATCTTCCGT
- the ftsY gene encoding signal recognition particle-docking protein FtsY, which translates to MMEWFSRWIEMVASVLAEMGVPEVYQTPGALGLFFILVTLIVFLFVFVLLRAGRRRKGAAPSEEAPPEEAAKEEAEEIEEAAAPGKKIALEEPAEAPEAVVESEAPPIPPAVSLFERMRSGLAKTQASLVGRIDALLSGSRGVDADLLEELEEILITADFGMKTTQDLIQALKKRVAGGDPEALRDALKDEIATRLRLEAAPLDLNSASPFVIVVVGVNGVGKTTTIGKLAHQFSGEGKRVLLGAGDTFRAAAAEQLAIWGERAGVDVVRHAEGADPAAVAFDAAKAAVARKADVLILDTAGRLHTKVNLMEELKKIRRVISREIPGGPHETLLVLDATTGQNALVQARLFQEAVAVSGIALTKLDGTARGGMVVAIGAELGLPVRYVGIGEGLDDLRPFDPDLFVAALFQRD; encoded by the coding sequence CTGATGGAATGGTTTTCCCGTTGGATAGAGATGGTTGCAAGTGTTCTGGCTGAAATGGGGGTCCCGGAAGTTTACCAGACCCCGGGAGCCCTTGGACTCTTCTTTATTCTGGTCACTCTGATCGTCTTTCTGTTCGTTTTCGTTCTTCTGCGTGCCGGCAGACGCCGGAAGGGAGCCGCTCCATCGGAAGAGGCGCCTCCCGAAGAGGCTGCGAAGGAAGAGGCTGAAGAGATTGAAGAGGCCGCTGCCCCTGGAAAAAAAATAGCACTGGAGGAGCCGGCGGAGGCGCCCGAGGCCGTTGTCGAGTCCGAAGCGCCGCCGATTCCACCGGCCGTCAGCCTGTTCGAACGGATGCGGTCCGGTCTGGCCAAGACACAGGCTTCCCTGGTCGGCCGCATCGATGCCCTGCTCAGTGGCAGCAGGGGAGTCGATGCCGACCTTCTGGAAGAGCTCGAGGAGATTCTCATCACCGCCGATTTCGGCATGAAGACCACCCAGGATCTGATCCAGGCCCTGAAGAAACGGGTTGCGGGCGGCGATCCGGAAGCCTTGCGGGATGCCCTCAAGGACGAGATCGCAACGCGGCTCCGGCTGGAAGCCGCCCCTCTCGATCTGAATTCCGCCTCCCCCTTTGTCATCGTGGTGGTGGGGGTGAACGGCGTCGGCAAAACGACCACCATCGGCAAGCTTGCTCACCAGTTTTCCGGAGAGGGAAAAAGAGTGCTTCTCGGGGCCGGCGACACCTTCCGCGCGGCTGCCGCCGAGCAACTCGCGATCTGGGGCGAACGCGCCGGTGTCGATGTCGTCCGGCATGCCGAAGGAGCCGACCCCGCAGCCGTGGCCTTCGATGCCGCCAAGGCGGCCGTGGCCCGGAAAGCCGACGTTCTCATACTGGATACCGCCGGACGTCTGCACACCAAGGTCAACCTCATGGAGGAATTGAAAAAGATCCGCCGGGTCATCTCCCGGGAAATTCCGGGGGGACCTCATGAGACATTGCTGGTACTCGATGCCACCACCGGACAGAACGCTTTGGTCCAGGCGCGGCTGTTCCAGGAAGCGGTGGCAGTTTCGGGGATTGCCCTGACCAAGCTCGACGGGACCGCCCGAGGAGGTATGGTCGTGGCCATTGGTGCCGAACTCGGTCTGCCCGTGCGATATGTGGGGATTGGCGAAGGGCTGGACGATCTGCGCCCCTTCGACCCGGACCTGTTCGTTGCGGCTCTTTTCCAAAGGGATTGA
- a CDS encoding roadblock/LC7 domain-containing protein codes for MSFKTLLGELVFKVPGALGAILADWEGEAVDQSGHLADYELKVIGAHKGVILQNLREVVGRLEDDQVREIVVTTEKVQTVIMPVTPDYFLVLTLNRDDVLGRALFEARRCVALLKKEID; via the coding sequence ATGTCATTCAAGACTCTTTTGGGCGAACTGGTCTTCAAGGTCCCAGGAGCTCTGGGCGCCATCCTCGCCGACTGGGAAGGCGAGGCTGTTGATCAGTCCGGACATCTCGCCGACTATGAGCTCAAGGTCATCGGAGCCCACAAGGGGGTCATCCTTCAGAATCTGAGGGAGGTCGTGGGAAGGCTGGAGGATGATCAGGTGCGCGAAATTGTGGTGACCACCGAAAAGGTTCAGACTGTCATCATGCCGGTGACTCCCGATTATTTTCTGGTCCTCACACTCAATCGGGACGACGTTCTCGGCCGTGCGCTGTTCGAGGCCAGGCGCTGCGTTGCTCTTCTGAAGAAGGAAATCGACTGA